The following are encoded together in the Bacillus sp. V2I10 genome:
- a CDS encoding YitT family protein produces the protein MQNVIRWVSILIGCFAVSLGVHLLSSSELVIGGTAGLGIVAQHLTAYSFGTLFFVINLPFYALAVTQLGIAFALRTFISVSILSITSEFLQQSFIVHFPHPIISAILGGISIGIGLIFLFRNGSSLGGMNILCIFLEKKFGYNPGKTMLITDLMIVGSALLVFGPLQIVYSAVAIFVMTAILGRYHKKSPLERESKASDSEEDRVSATA, from the coding sequence ATGCAAAACGTAATTCGTTGGGTCAGCATCTTAATTGGCTGTTTTGCCGTGTCTCTCGGCGTTCACTTGCTATCATCCTCAGAATTGGTGATAGGCGGAACGGCCGGTCTTGGCATCGTAGCTCAGCATCTGACAGCCTATTCATTTGGAACCCTGTTTTTTGTTATCAATCTGCCATTCTATGCTCTCGCTGTTACCCAGCTAGGCATCGCCTTTGCCCTTCGGACGTTTATCAGCGTCAGCATCTTGTCCATCACCTCAGAATTTCTGCAGCAATCTTTCATTGTCCATTTTCCGCATCCGATCATCTCAGCCATCCTTGGAGGAATCTCCATCGGCATTGGACTGATCTTCCTGTTCAGAAACGGATCATCCTTAGGCGGCATGAACATTCTCTGCATTTTCCTTGAGAAGAAATTCGGATATAACCCTGGAAAAACCATGCTTATTACTGACTTAATGATTGTCGGTTCAGCACTGCTTGTCTTCGGACCGCTGCAAATTGTCTATTCCGCTGTTGCAATCTTTGTCATGACTGCTATCCTTGGCAGATATCATAAAAAATCTCCGCTTGAGCGGGAGAGTAAGGCATCAGATTCTGAAGAGGATCGGGTTTCTGCTACGGCTTAA
- a CDS encoding DUF1343 domain-containing protein, with protein sequence MLALSALPAAKDVAAHKEKKKNKVTPGVEVLLDDQKELLKGKKVGLITNPTGIDSELNSIVDLLHNDPDIELTALFGPEHGVRGDAQAGSYVEFYIDEKTGLPVYSLYGQTKKPTPEMLENVEVLLFDILDVGTRYYTYIYTMAYAMEAAKENNIPIVVLDRPNPQGGLSVDGPVLEPEVASFVGLYPIPTKHGMTIGELANFFNEEFEIGADLTVVKMKGWKRSMNYDDTGLPFVLPSPNMPTVSTTFVYPATGLIEGTNLSEGRGTTKPFDLIGAPYINSTDLAAELNSLSLSGVKFRAASFTPTFSKHAGKLSHGVEIYVTDREEFDAIPTGLHIIKTIHDMYPNDFQFLSNNFFDKLIGNDWVRPMILEGATVTDIMNQYQKEQDDFKEVREEYLIYK encoded by the coding sequence ATGCTTGCGCTAAGTGCTTTGCCTGCAGCAAAAGATGTTGCTGCCCATAAGGAAAAGAAAAAGAATAAAGTTACTCCTGGCGTTGAGGTCCTTTTAGATGATCAAAAAGAGCTCTTGAAAGGCAAAAAAGTGGGCTTAATTACGAATCCGACAGGCATTGACTCAGAACTGAACAGCATTGTGGACTTGCTGCACAATGATCCGGATATTGAACTGACAGCCTTATTCGGTCCGGAGCATGGGGTGCGCGGGGATGCTCAAGCCGGATCTTATGTTGAATTCTATATCGATGAAAAAACTGGCTTGCCTGTCTACAGCCTTTATGGACAGACAAAAAAACCAACACCTGAAATGCTTGAAAATGTAGAAGTACTTCTTTTTGATATCCTGGACGTAGGCACCCGGTACTATACGTACATTTACACAATGGCCTATGCGATGGAAGCGGCAAAAGAGAATAACATTCCGATCGTCGTACTTGACCGACCGAATCCGCAAGGGGGACTTTCAGTGGACGGACCTGTTCTTGAGCCTGAGGTCGCATCGTTTGTCGGGCTATATCCAATTCCTACAAAGCATGGAATGACTATAGGGGAGCTTGCCAATTTCTTTAATGAAGAGTTTGAAATTGGAGCAGACCTGACAGTTGTCAAAATGAAAGGCTGGAAGCGTTCCATGAATTACGACGATACAGGACTCCCATTTGTCCTGCCGTCGCCTAACATGCCAACTGTTTCAACAACATTTGTTTATCCGGCAACTGGTCTGATTGAAGGAACAAACCTGTCGGAAGGACGCGGAACAACCAAGCCGTTTGATCTAATCGGAGCACCATATATCAACAGCACAGACCTTGCAGCAGAACTGAACTCCCTCAGTCTTTCAGGCGTGAAATTCAGAGCTGCATCCTTTACACCGACATTCTCAAAACATGCCGGGAAACTTAGTCATGGCGTAGAGATTTATGTAACTGACCGCGAAGAATTTGATGCAATTCCAACAGGTCTTCACATCATCAAAACGATTCATGACATGTATCCAAATGACTTCCAATTTCTATCAAACAACTTCTTCGATAAATTGATCGGAAACGACTGGGTCAGACCAATGATCCTTGAAGGAGCTACTGTTACAGACATCATGAATCAGTACCAGAAAGAACAGGATGATTTTAAGGAGGTTAGGGAAGAGTATTTGATCTATAAGTGA
- a CDS encoding glycoside hydrolase family 3 protein has protein sequence MFKKKWAAAALAAVLSVSALAGIKPAKSSAETDVKAIVEGMTVDEKVGQMLMPDFRNWQKQGESKASGFTVMNDEVGSIIQKYHLGGVILFAENVVGTEQTARLTDGLQKASPELPLFITIDQEGGIVTRLQTGTNLPGNMALGAARSEKYAYQTGEIIGKELSSLGVNVNFGPSVDVNNNPGNPVIGVRSYSSNPELVSKLGIQTIKGLQSQNMAATTKHFPGHGDTATDSHYGLPLVTHDKERLRSVELVPFQKAIDEGVDMVMTAHVQFPAFDDTTYISKKDGQEILVPATLSKKVLTGLLREEMGFEGVIVTDALNMKAIADNFGQEEAVVLALKSGVDIALMPAQVNSLEMEKNLASVFNAVKEAIETGDLPIEQVNASVERILELKVKRGILTPDNTPIDEKVENALNVVGNQDHLKKEKKMAEDAVTLLKNEDKTLPFKPKKNDKVLVLAPFADQVEAMTRSIKELKGKKKDVEVTGYAFSNKSFNDEVAAMIDEADYVITGSYVVKNDPAVNDGVIDDSVQDSSKWATAFPRAVMKDAEAKKKEFVLMSLRNPYDAANFEEAKAVLAVYGFKGYSNGAYRQPNIPAGIKTIFGESKPQGKLPVDIPSVTQPDEILYPFGHGLDIRSGKQLK, from the coding sequence ATGTTTAAAAAGAAATGGGCAGCAGCCGCTTTGGCTGCAGTGCTTTCAGTTTCCGCTTTAGCAGGCATCAAACCTGCTAAATCATCAGCTGAAACAGATGTAAAAGCAATTGTTGAAGGCATGACGGTTGATGAAAAAGTGGGCCAGATGCTGATGCCGGATTTCCGCAACTGGCAAAAACAAGGGGAAAGCAAAGCTTCTGGCTTTACAGTAATGAATGATGAAGTGGGAAGCATCATTCAGAAATATCATTTAGGCGGCGTCATTCTATTTGCTGAAAACGTCGTTGGAACGGAGCAAACAGCCCGTTTGACAGATGGTCTGCAAAAAGCGAGCCCAGAACTTCCGCTTTTTATTACCATTGATCAGGAAGGCGGAATCGTAACACGCCTTCAAACCGGAACGAACCTGCCCGGCAATATGGCTCTCGGTGCAGCAAGAAGTGAAAAGTACGCCTATCAGACTGGCGAAATCATTGGAAAAGAATTATCGTCACTTGGCGTCAATGTAAACTTCGGTCCATCTGTAGATGTAAACAACAACCCTGGAAATCCTGTAATCGGAGTACGCTCATACAGCTCAAACCCTGAGCTTGTTTCTAAGCTTGGCATCCAAACAATTAAAGGACTCCAAAGCCAAAACATGGCTGCGACAACAAAGCATTTCCCGGGACATGGCGATACGGCAACTGACAGCCATTACGGTCTTCCGCTAGTTACACATGACAAGGAAAGATTGCGTTCTGTGGAGCTTGTGCCTTTCCAGAAAGCGATTGATGAAGGCGTGGATATGGTGATGACAGCCCACGTACAATTCCCTGCATTTGATGATACAACGTATATCAGCAAAAAAGACGGACAGGAAATTTTGGTTCCAGCCACTCTTTCCAAAAAAGTTCTGACAGGCTTGCTCCGCGAGGAAATGGGCTTTGAAGGTGTCATTGTCACAGATGCGCTGAACATGAAAGCAATCGCTGACAACTTTGGCCAGGAAGAAGCGGTTGTTTTAGCTTTAAAATCAGGTGTAGATATTGCGTTAATGCCTGCACAGGTCAACTCGCTTGAAATGGAAAAGAATTTAGCCTCTGTATTTAACGCAGTAAAAGAGGCCATTGAAACTGGTGACCTTCCGATTGAGCAGGTAAATGCTTCAGTTGAGAGAATCCTTGAACTTAAAGTCAAACGCGGAATTTTGACTCCTGATAACACACCGATCGACGAGAAAGTAGAAAATGCTCTGAACGTTGTTGGAAATCAGGATCATTTGAAAAAAGAAAAGAAAATGGCGGAGGATGCTGTTACTCTTTTGAAAAATGAAGACAAAACACTTCCTTTCAAACCAAAGAAAAATGATAAAGTCCTTGTGCTCGCTCCTTTTGCTGATCAAGTAGAAGCGATGACAAGAAGCATAAAAGAATTAAAGGGCAAGAAGAAAGATGTAGAAGTGACAGGCTATGCGTTCTCAAATAAATCATTTAATGATGAAGTAGCTGCGATGATTGATGAAGCGGACTATGTAATTACAGGCTCTTACGTTGTTAAAAATGATCCTGCTGTAAATGATGGAGTAATTGATGACAGTGTTCAGGACTCCAGTAAATGGGCAACGGCTTTCCCGAGAGCGGTTATGAAAGATGCTGAAGCCAAGAAAAAAGAATTTGTGTTAATGAGTTTGCGCAACCCATATGATGCAGCGAATTTTGAAGAAGCTAAAGCTGTGCTTGCAGTTTATGGATTTAAAGGCTATTCAAATGGAGCCTACAGACAGCCGAATATCCCGGCGGGCATTAAAACAATCTTTGGCGAATCAAAGCCACAAGGTAAATTGCCTGTAGATATTCCATCCGTTACTCAGCCAGATGAAATTCTTTATCCGTTTGGCCATGGACTCGATATTCGTTCAGGCAAGCAGCTTAAATAA
- the pbp4b gene encoding penicillin binding protein PBP4B — protein sequence MKKWTSCALTSVLAISLLVPSASFAEQNEKASPQAHVQYPVLTKAKKPEEVGFSSEKLEKVDQLIEKEVAAGFPGAALIVIKDGKIVKNESYGYKQKFDGHTPLKKFLKMENDTLFDLASNTKMYAANFALQKLASEGKIDIHAKVQDYIPEFKDTEADMIKGKDTMRIIDVLHHTAGFKPDPQYHNPAVSKELYSQEREKTIENINKTPLTYEPGTKNVYSDVDYMLLGTIVEKITGQKLDEYVENELYKPLNLKDTVFNPLQKGFKPKEIAATELLGNTRDGVIHFPNIRTYTLQGEVHDEKAFYSMEGVSGHAGLFSTTSDLAVLLQVMLNGGGYGNEKLFDEETIEEFVAPSEKNATYGLGWRLNGNDSMDWMFSKYASDSAYGHTGWTGTVTIIDPEQDLGIVLLTNKKHSPLVNPAANSNQFFGDLFTTGSYGSVVTAIYEALESN from the coding sequence ATGAAAAAATGGACAAGCTGTGCACTAACTTCTGTTCTTGCCATCTCATTACTTGTACCTTCTGCTTCTTTTGCAGAGCAAAATGAAAAAGCGTCGCCTCAAGCACATGTTCAGTATCCTGTATTAACAAAAGCAAAGAAGCCGGAGGAAGTCGGATTTTCCTCTGAAAAGCTTGAAAAAGTCGATCAGCTGATTGAAAAAGAAGTGGCCGCAGGGTTTCCGGGAGCTGCGCTGATTGTCATAAAAGACGGGAAAATTGTGAAAAATGAGAGCTACGGCTATAAACAGAAATTTGATGGACATACACCGCTTAAGAAATTTTTGAAAATGGAAAACGACACCTTGTTTGATCTTGCATCCAATACGAAAATGTATGCAGCGAATTTTGCCCTTCAGAAGCTAGCAAGCGAAGGAAAGATTGATATTCATGCAAAAGTTCAAGATTACATTCCTGAATTTAAAGACACAGAAGCAGATATGATTAAAGGAAAAGATACGATGCGCATTATCGATGTGCTTCATCACACTGCCGGATTTAAACCAGACCCACAGTACCATAACCCTGCGGTATCAAAAGAGCTTTATTCCCAGGAACGTGAAAAAACGATTGAAAACATTAATAAAACTCCGCTTACATATGAGCCTGGGACAAAAAATGTCTACAGTGACGTTGACTATATGCTGCTTGGGACCATTGTGGAAAAAATTACAGGACAAAAGCTGGATGAATATGTAGAAAACGAATTGTACAAGCCATTGAATTTAAAAGATACGGTGTTTAATCCGCTGCAAAAAGGCTTCAAGCCTAAGGAGATTGCGGCTACTGAGCTGTTAGGCAACACGCGTGACGGAGTGATTCATTTCCCGAACATCCGAACATACACGCTTCAAGGGGAAGTGCATGATGAAAAAGCGTTCTATTCAATGGAGGGTGTTTCCGGACATGCTGGCTTATTCTCGACAACCAGTGATCTCGCTGTTCTTCTGCAGGTCATGCTGAACGGCGGCGGCTACGGAAATGAAAAATTGTTTGATGAAGAAACGATAGAAGAATTCGTTGCACCATCTGAAAAGAATGCGACTTACGGTCTTGGCTGGAGATTAAACGGCAATGACAGCATGGACTGGATGTTCAGTAAATATGCAAGTGACAGTGCTTACGGCCATACAGGCTGGACAGGAACGGTGACAATCATTGATCCTGAACAGGATTTGGGAATCGTCCTGCTCACGAATAAAAAGCATTCGCCGCTCGTGAATCCTGCTGCTAACTCCAATCAATTTTTCGGAGATCTTTTCACAACAGGAAGCTACGGAAGTGTTGTAACAGCTATTTACGAAGCTTTAGAATCAAATTAA
- a CDS encoding MupG family TIM beta-alpha barrel fold protein yields MIGISFYLQDPHAEKQIVHAAQSGVKRAFTSLHIPEEKGILVQRMSELLKLAQSHDIEIHADVSLKTLDHLGISRFEDLSSYGIKGIRLDDGFDYETIKSLSHVFSLSLNASTLTEKELLTVLGSGIKSDSLIAWHNFYPRRETGLDEAFFHQQNQIFKKYGIPIAAFIPGTDAKRGPLFDGLPTLEKHRGVNPYAAGVEMLQHVDEVFIGDPGTENELLENLSIYENQNILIISVISSTFKSGTYQFRPDVSRDVFRLQGTRRTSEVEPENTIVRQIGMITMDNDGYGRYRGEIQICRRDLEADERVNVIGHVLAEDLPLLNLVLPGQKVKLVVS; encoded by the coding sequence GTGATCGGCATTTCATTTTATCTACAGGATCCTCATGCAGAAAAACAAATTGTTCATGCAGCACAATCAGGAGTGAAGCGGGCGTTTACCTCGCTTCACATCCCTGAAGAAAAAGGCATTCTCGTCCAGAGGATGTCTGAGCTTCTAAAGCTTGCACAGTCTCATGATATTGAGATTCATGCAGATGTCTCTTTAAAGACACTTGACCACCTTGGAATCAGCAGGTTCGAAGATTTATCATCGTACGGTATTAAAGGAATCCGGCTTGATGACGGGTTTGACTATGAAACAATTAAATCTTTATCACACGTTTTCTCTCTTTCACTTAATGCAAGCACGCTTACAGAAAAGGAGCTGCTGACTGTTCTTGGCAGCGGAATTAAATCAGACAGTCTTATTGCCTGGCACAATTTTTATCCTAGGCGTGAAACGGGACTTGACGAAGCATTTTTTCATCAGCAGAATCAGATTTTCAAAAAATACGGGATACCGATTGCTGCATTTATTCCGGGAACGGATGCAAAACGCGGACCGCTTTTTGACGGCCTGCCTACACTAGAAAAGCACAGGGGCGTAAACCCTTATGCTGCCGGCGTAGAAATGCTGCAGCATGTTGATGAAGTATTCATAGGGGATCCGGGCACAGAAAATGAGCTGCTCGAAAATCTTTCTATCTATGAAAATCAGAATATTCTTATAATAAGTGTCATCTCCAGTACTTTTAAAAGCGGAACATATCAATTTCGTCCTGACGTTTCAAGAGATGTATTCCGCCTTCAAGGTACACGCAGAACTTCAGAGGTAGAGCCTGAGAATACCATCGTACGACAAATAGGAATGATTACGATGGACAATGACGGATACGGGCGCTACAGGGGTGAAATTCAAATTTGCAGACGGGATTTGGAGGCAGACGAACGGGTAAATGTCATCGGACATGTTTTAGCAGAAGATCTGCCGCTGCTTAATCTGGTCCTGCCTGGTCAAAAAGTGAAACTGGTTGTTTCATAA
- a CDS encoding PTS transporter subunit EIIC, which produces MAKGNNRNLLIAEQLLEHLGGAANIATSTHCMTRLRVAPQDRSKVNMEAIKKTKGVLGVVEEETIQIILGPGAVNKVSAEFEKLLAASDDFDLKDAASKNKSEIDKKNAKPFKLFLRRIASIFIPLIPALVASGLITGITKAIVQAGWLAADSQLAIILTVIGSGLFAYLGILVGTNAAKEFGGSPALGALAGILVINPAVGDIALFGENLLPGRGGLIGVLFAAIFIALVEKQVRKFVPQSLDIIITPTIALLITGIVTYIVFMPVGGFVSDTITKGLLSVLDLGGVVAGFVLGATFLPLVVTGLHQGLTPVHLELINSIGDDPLLPILAMGGAGQVGAAFAIYFKTKKKSLKRAIGGGLPSGMLGIGEPLIFGVTLPLGRPFLTACLGAGVGGAFQAHFDIATIAVGVSGLPLTFLVHTNQIILYLAGLLISYAAGFIFTYLFGFKDEMAAEFK; this is translated from the coding sequence ATGGCAAAGGGGAATAACAGAAACTTATTGATTGCCGAACAACTATTGGAGCATCTTGGCGGAGCGGCTAACATTGCGACCTCCACGCATTGCATGACAAGACTTCGCGTCGCGCCGCAGGACCGTTCAAAGGTCAATATGGAAGCCATCAAGAAAACAAAAGGGGTTCTGGGTGTTGTAGAGGAAGAAACAATCCAAATCATCCTTGGCCCCGGTGCTGTAAATAAAGTTTCAGCAGAGTTTGAAAAACTGCTTGCAGCCTCTGATGATTTTGACCTGAAAGACGCAGCTTCCAAAAACAAATCAGAGATTGATAAAAAGAATGCAAAACCTTTTAAACTCTTTTTGAGAAGAATCGCAAGCATCTTCATTCCGCTGATTCCTGCCCTTGTAGCTTCAGGTTTGATAACCGGGATTACAAAAGCGATTGTTCAGGCAGGCTGGCTCGCAGCAGATTCACAATTAGCTATTATTCTAACCGTTATCGGATCTGGACTGTTTGCTTACCTTGGTATTTTAGTAGGAACGAACGCAGCTAAAGAATTCGGCGGTTCCCCAGCGCTTGGAGCACTGGCCGGTATCCTCGTCATCAACCCGGCTGTAGGCGACATTGCTTTATTTGGTGAAAACCTGCTTCCTGGACGCGGAGGGTTAATAGGGGTTTTATTCGCAGCCATCTTCATCGCGTTAGTTGAAAAACAAGTAAGAAAATTTGTTCCGCAATCTCTGGACATTATCATTACACCTACTATTGCGCTATTAATCACTGGTATCGTCACTTACATTGTATTCATGCCAGTCGGAGGATTTGTATCAGATACGATTACGAAAGGCTTACTCAGTGTGCTGGATCTTGGCGGAGTTGTTGCCGGATTTGTTCTTGGCGCAACGTTCCTTCCGTTAGTTGTAACCGGACTTCATCAAGGATTAACACCAGTTCACCTTGAGCTGATTAACTCTATTGGTGATGATCCATTGCTTCCAATCCTTGCTATGGGCGGAGCGGGTCAAGTAGGCGCAGCATTTGCTATCTACTTTAAAACGAAAAAGAAAAGCTTAAAGCGTGCAATCGGCGGTGGGCTTCCTTCAGGAATGCTCGGTATCGGCGAACCGTTAATCTTTGGTGTGACGCTTCCGCTTGGCCGTCCGTTCTTAACAGCATGTTTAGGCGCAGGTGTAGGGGGAGCTTTCCAGGCTCATTTTGATATCGCGACAATCGCAGTTGGCGTATCAGGCCTTCCGCTTACATTCTTAGTTCACACGAATCAAATTATTCTATACCTTGCTGGATTATTAATCTCATATGCAGCTGGATTTATATTCACTTACCTATTCGGATTTAAAGATGAAATGGCAGCTGAATTCAAGTGA
- a CDS encoding MurR/RpiR family transcriptional regulator: MTTGGLSIIQTMLNKLPQSEQKLADYILQHPHEVVNSTVSELSTSAKTSGAAVVRLCKSLGLKGFQDLKMRIAGDLMKSVEQGYRDIEPSESLYRVVEKTTSNTIQVIRDTAEIIDHENLKTAIGMLLKAKNVHFCGVGASNIVAQDAQQKLIRINKGATAFTDMHLVATLIANADPDDVLFAISFSGETQEIINVLKLAKERGVKTIGLTHFGQTTVSSLCDVSLHTSFSNEAPFRSAATSSRLAQLYMIDILFLGMATEQYDETVQYIDNTRAAIKSMTEKYK, encoded by the coding sequence ATGACAACAGGCGGATTATCCATCATTCAAACCATGCTTAACAAGCTGCCGCAGTCAGAGCAAAAACTTGCAGATTACATTCTGCAGCATCCGCATGAAGTAGTGAACAGCACGGTAAGTGAATTAAGCACGTCAGCGAAGACAAGCGGGGCAGCAGTCGTCAGGCTCTGCAAATCACTTGGCTTAAAAGGGTTCCAGGATCTGAAAATGAGAATTGCCGGTGATCTGATGAAATCTGTTGAACAGGGCTACCGTGATATTGAACCTTCCGAATCCCTTTACAGAGTGGTTGAAAAAACAACAAGCAATACAATTCAGGTTATCCGTGATACAGCTGAAATTATTGATCATGAAAATTTGAAAACAGCCATCGGGATGCTGCTGAAAGCTAAAAACGTTCATTTTTGCGGGGTAGGCGCTTCAAATATTGTGGCGCAGGATGCGCAGCAAAAACTGATCCGCATAAATAAAGGAGCAACGGCTTTTACAGACATGCATCTGGTTGCAACCCTGATTGCCAATGCCGATCCGGATGATGTCCTGTTCGCCATCTCTTTTTCCGGCGAGACACAGGAAATCATCAACGTGCTGAAGCTTGCAAAAGAGCGCGGCGTCAAAACGATCGGGCTTACTCACTTTGGGCAGACGACCGTATCGTCTCTGTGCGATGTTTCGCTTCACACGTCTTTTTCTAATGAAGCGCCGTTCAGGAGCGCAGCGACTTCTTCCAGGCTGGCACAGCTTTATATGATCGACATTTTGTTTCTCGGAATGGCTACAGAGCAATACGATGAGACCGTACAATATATAGATAATACTAGAGCGGCCATCAAATCAATGACTGAAAAATATAAATAG
- the murQ gene encoding N-acetylmuramic acid 6-phosphate etherase, which translates to MEKQLRSLTTELRNEQTMNIDSANTLEILSMMNNEDLKVAIAVQEVLPEIKAAVECAYESLKKGGRLIYIGAGTSGRLGVLDAVECPPTFSTSPDTVIGLIAGGEKAFVRAVEGAEDKEEFGVADLKAIDLSADDTVVGIAASGRTPYVIGALRYAKETGAKAIALSCNKDAKISEAADIGIEVVVGPEVVTGSTRMKAATAHKMVLNMISTATMIKIGKVYENLMVDVNVSNHKLKERAISIIQTVTDAGYDLAKETLEKAELKVKPAIVMIKVNTSLKESINLLNRADGDVRKAISLHTS; encoded by the coding sequence ATGGAAAAACAACTGCGTTCATTAACGACAGAATTGAGAAATGAACAAACTATGAATATTGACAGCGCAAATACACTCGAAATTCTTTCAATGATGAACAACGAAGATTTGAAAGTGGCGATTGCTGTGCAGGAGGTTTTGCCTGAAATTAAGGCAGCCGTTGAATGTGCATATGAATCGTTAAAGAAGGGAGGAAGATTGATTTACATCGGTGCAGGGACGAGCGGAAGACTTGGAGTCCTTGATGCGGTGGAGTGCCCGCCGACGTTCAGCACTTCACCTGATACAGTTATCGGCTTGATTGCAGGCGGAGAGAAAGCGTTCGTCCGTGCTGTCGAAGGAGCAGAAGATAAAGAAGAATTCGGTGTAGCTGATTTGAAGGCTATTGATCTATCAGCTGATGACACTGTAGTTGGAATTGCTGCAAGCGGCCGGACACCTTATGTAATTGGAGCCCTTCGTTATGCTAAAGAGACAGGTGCAAAAGCAATCGCGCTCTCTTGCAACAAGGATGCTAAAATTTCTGAAGCTGCCGATATTGGCATCGAGGTTGTCGTAGGCCCTGAAGTGGTCACCGGCTCAACCAGGATGAAAGCGGCAACGGCTCATAAAATGGTGCTCAACATGATTTCAACAGCAACGATGATCAAGATCGGTAAAGTCTACGAAAATCTAATGGTCGATGTGAATGTCAGCAACCACAAGCTGAAGGAGAGAGCGATCAGCATCATCCAAACGGTGACGGATGCTGGATATGACCTTGCAAAAGAAACGCTTGAAAAAGCAGAGCTTAAAGTCAAACCAGCGATTGTCATGATTAAAGTAAACACCTCATTAAAGGAATCAATAAATCTATTAAATCGTGCGGATGGGGATGTACGAAAAGCCATCTCACTCCATACATCATAA
- a CDS encoding VWA domain-containing protein produces the protein MSSINLMKKTAGIVLEKKKLTGVVARVGLVLDISGSMRNLYKNGTVQKVVERILAVASQFDDDGMLDVWVYDNEFSRLPSVTERDFENYVSLRILNSDTIHKFGRNDEPPVMYDVMNKYLKEDPNKDPAFIVFINDGGCKRTIKKPVVSSSDKPIFWQFVGVGNSNFEVLENLDTMEGRFIDNANFFHVQDIDAMTDEQLYDRLLNEFPDWIREAKEKRVL, from the coding sequence GTGAGCTCGATCAACTTAATGAAAAAAACCGCAGGAATCGTACTTGAAAAAAAGAAGCTGACCGGAGTCGTCGCACGGGTAGGACTAGTACTTGATATCTCAGGATCCATGAGAAACCTCTATAAAAATGGAACCGTTCAAAAAGTGGTAGAACGCATCCTGGCAGTGGCCAGTCAATTTGATGATGACGGCATGCTGGATGTGTGGGTATACGATAATGAGTTTTCAAGACTGCCTTCTGTGACAGAAAGAGATTTTGAAAACTACGTCAGCCTGCGGATTTTAAACAGTGACACCATACATAAATTCGGCCGCAACGATGAACCGCCTGTCATGTACGACGTCATGAACAAATACTTAAAAGAAGATCCAAACAAAGATCCAGCTTTTATTGTGTTCATAAACGACGGAGGCTGTAAGCGAACCATCAAAAAGCCGGTAGTCTCCTCTTCTGACAAACCGATATTCTGGCAATTTGTCGGTGTAGGAAATTCAAACTTCGAAGTGCTGGAAAACCTGGATACGATGGAAGGCAGATTTATTGATAACGCCAACTTCTTTCATGTTCAGGACATTGATGCGATGACAGATGAGCAGCTGTACGATCGCTTGCTGAACGAATTTCCGGATTGGATTAGAGAAGCGAAAGAGAAGAGAGTATTATAG
- a CDS encoding TerD family protein: MSISLSKGQRIDLTKTNPGLTKVIIGLGWDTNKYSGGKDFDLDASAFLADGSGKVQNDLEFVFYNNLKSPNGAVEHTGDNRTGEGDGDDEQMTIDFSLLPDHVEKIGITVTIHDADGRHQNFGQVSNAFVRVVNADNSEEVLRYDLGEDFSVETAVVVCELYKHGQDWKFNAIGSGFSGGLAALCKNYGLDV; this comes from the coding sequence ATGTCAATTTCTTTATCTAAAGGACAGCGTATTGATCTGACAAAAACAAACCCGGGACTAACGAAAGTAATCATCGGTCTTGGCTGGGATACGAATAAGTATTCAGGCGGGAAGGATTTTGATCTGGATGCTTCTGCTTTTCTTGCTGATGGAAGCGGCAAGGTTCAGAACGATTTAGAATTTGTTTTTTACAACAACTTAAAAAGTCCCAATGGCGCTGTTGAACATACTGGAGATAACCGCACGGGAGAAGGGGACGGCGATGATGAGCAAATGACCATTGACTTCTCACTGCTGCCGGACCATGTAGAAAAAATTGGGATTACTGTAACAATTCATGATGCGGATGGCCGCCATCAAAACTTCGGACAAGTTTCCAATGCATTTGTTCGTGTTGTGAATGCCGATAACTCTGAAGAAGTGCTCCGTTATGATTTGGGGGAAGATTTTTCAGTTGAAACAGCAGTAGTTGTCTGTGAATTATACAAGCATGGTCAAGACTGGAAATTCAACGCAATCGGCAGCGGCTTTTCAGGCGGACTTGCGGCACTTTGCAAAAATTATGGATTAGACGTTTAA